One stretch of Vulpes lagopus strain Blue_001 chromosome 12, ASM1834538v1, whole genome shotgun sequence DNA includes these proteins:
- the LOC121473229 gene encoding glyceraldehyde-3-phosphate dehydrogenase-like, which yields MFLMGKNHEKYDNSLKIVSNASCNNCLTTVAKVIHYNLDTMEGLVNTVCVITATQKTMDGSFGKLCVLVIDLINCLEKAAKYNDIKKMVKLASEGPFKGILRFGEDQVVSCDFNSDVYSSTLNAGAGTAYSDHCIKLISQDDGEFGYSKKLVDLMVYMASKE from the exons ATGTTTCTGATGGGCAAGAACCatgagaagtatgacaactccctcaagattgtcagcaatgcctcctgcaaCAACTGCTTGACTACTGTGGCCAAGGTCATCCATTACAACCTTGACACCATGGAGGGACTTGTGAACACAGTCTGTGtcatcactgccacccagaagaccatGGATGGCTCCTTTGGGAAGCTGTG TGTGTTAGTCATAGATCTGATCAACTGTCTAGAAAAAGCTGCCAAATACAATGACATCAAGAAGATGGTGAAGCTGGCATCAGAGGGCCCCTTCAAGGGTATTCTGAGGTTTGGTGAGGACCAGGTTGTTTCCTGTGACTTTAACAGTGATGTCTACTCTTCCACCCTCAATGCTGGGGCTGGCACTGCCTACAGTGACCACTGTATCAAGCTCATTTCCCAGGATGATGGTGAATTTGGCTACAGCAAGAAATTGGTGGACCTTATGGTCTACATGGCCTCTAAGGAGTAA